One genomic segment of Nothobranchius furzeri strain GRZ-AD chromosome 10, NfurGRZ-RIMD1, whole genome shotgun sequence includes these proteins:
- the tecta gene encoding alpha-tectorin — protein sequence MQHRLSNMTSTQSLSSSVSFFLYSFFFFRMVRLRCPLILIQLCVLAQTEALTQDLLYPYGPGHRDLETPKMDDGSSAEITLLLPFVFFNAPYRSIFVNNNGVISFNVQVSQFTPEAFPLSDSRSFIAPLWADVHNGIRGDVYYRETTDPELLERATQDVQKYFKNMPTFTASWVFIATWHQVTFYGGSQTTPVNTFQTVLISDGVVSYSMFNYGEITWSTGTASGGDPLTGLGGTTAQAGFNGGDIGHFFNLPGSRSNDVVNIEQTTNVNVPGRWFFRVDTELIDPANGCSHNGRYYRRGEIFWLSDQCSQRCRCLDINNEVQCLEAPCGQFENCEQQEGAFFCQPTRTSTCVVFGDPHYHTFDGFLYHFQGTCSYLLARPCWEMLGLPFFSVEAKNENRGVASVSWLRDVTVEVYGHRVMIPKGSLGTVQVDGLVKTLPVQLQLGAVKVYQSGVAVALETDFGLLVTYDGQHYASISLPSSYFNNTCGLCGNYNDDPADDPVLPDGSLAESVVELGGSWRAEDTDWRCTDGCTQNCSVCDHIAEATYFRSDYCGLINKTDGPFRDCRAVVDPTAFVYSCVYDMCSYRDNMTTLCHAIQAYALACQALGVTIRPWRTRTFCPFSCPEFSQYQVCTSACPASCSDLTSPLYCVHPCTEGCQCDPGYVLSGSRCVQQDDCGCEHNGLYYPLNGTFWAGPRGEEGDCTLRCTCGIAGQVSCFNESCKEGEVCVAELGLLGCYPRREGVCSVTQTSIASSFDGTFLLFPDDSSYYLLKLCGPTPANGSVVEVKIGRRLMNKGPVWKRPVIVTVANLEAQVGGSDFDTVKVNGEPVVLPFVHPMETMMIYKAPGNATVVESRGLLRVQYTRQGFLNISLSTIFYNVTCGLCGVFNSNVTDDLRLPNGRLADNTEQFTEAWKSIADDLTCNGDCDDLYRMCTDLRLYQSPWMCGNINDPGNSSFLACHSVVNPSPFFRNCLYNMCVREGNRSALCSSLHAYATACQDAQIGLASWRSATNCPLPCPDNSHFEECTSACPLTCTNLDEPEEPCPLPCQEGCQCEDGFALRDGLCVARSDCGCMSHGHQLATNQTFWTDWECQERCYCNGSDNSVYCQLSPCHPEEYCQESDGLYFCQPRTEALCVVAGYGHFLPFGGVPFELQSSCTLRMATSVCRRGGRENTLTSGTFPQFKLAARNEERDTGQAIWLRGFVLEVYEYEIEVSRSYRNTVTVNKERLYLPLKLGLGKVNIFTSGMMLILETDFGLKAAFDWNTLLLLTLPRDLYNTSCGLCQGMPSFPPTLTTTDWGMTWAERDTFCQVGCGDSCPHCGLGENSVSNTSPLTVSDANENGDEDNGVATGIRFHIGDGLYVFVEPEAVRLCGLIVDRGGAFARCHSKVAPAFFYQSCLQDTCLDQGAQDTICNWLQVYASTCQAQGVPVTGWRSDTPCVLTCPPNSHYSSCVSVCPPQCAPARGQRDCNQDCTEGCQCDQGYVLNGKSCILSQNCGCYTDGKYYEPKQLFWNSDCTKRCQCIGRNLVQCDPRRCKAEEECTLRHGVRGCFARRSQHCVASGGGVFRTFDGASLRLPASCSFVLSTNCHKLPDLSFQLIANFDKWSTPNLTTISHVYLYINEENILISGSTVKVNGTPVSVPFLTGLMTRLSTSEGFIVIDTPQDIQVRYNRFNTLSITMGQRLQNKVCGLCGNFNGDPSDDYITSRGKPAVSALELAQSWKTNGMQNSCDETQYVALTQSCDNSAVLALQGEDACQKLTQLKGFFQPCHGLLDPRPFYQSCYLDGCYNHRKAQVCGSLAAYAEACRSLGTLTTKWIAQENCSEWIYDPCAGEICTNFTCELENGGDLCGCPELPTNTAAGDDDIIQAEVNCKHAQMEVSISKCKLFQLGFEREDVRVNDERCAGIEGEDFISFHINNTKGHCGSIVQSNGTHIMYKNTVWIESVNNTGNVITRDKTINVEFSCAYELDLKISLETVLKPMLSVINLTLPTQEGNFITKMALYKNSSYRNPYREGEVVLSTRDILFVGVFVEGADENQLILIVNMCWATPSRYSSDRLRYIIIERGCPNTKDNTIGMAENGVSLTCRFHVTVFKFIGDYDEVHLHCDVSLCDSDTNACKVNCPHKRRMYSEEGDHKEHILTVGPIRRRESDWCEDDNGGCEQICTSKGTGPICSCVTGMLQPDGQSCRTVSLTCKVTPAIPLLSISAAVSVVLAHFDAFLLS from the exons atgcaacacAGATTAAGTAACATGACTTCAACACAATCCCTCTCCTCATCTGTCTCTTTTTTTctctactctttttttttttttagaatggtCAGACTCCGCTGTCCACTCATTCTAATCCAACTCTGCGTTCTCGCACAAACAGAAG CTCTCACTCAGGATCTCCTGTATCCATATGGACCGGGTCACAGGGATCTAGAAACTCCTAAGATGGATGATGGGAGTTCGGCGGAAATTACGTTGCTCCTCCCCTTCGTTTTCTTCAATGCACCCTACCGTTCCATATTT GTCAACAACAATGGTGTGATCTCCTTCAACGTTCAGGTTAGCCAGTTTACTCCAGAGGCTTTTCCTCTGAGCGACAGCAGATCTTTCATCGCTCCACTTTGGGCAGATGTGCACAACGGCATCCGTGGAGATGTGTACTATAGAGAGACCACAGACCCAGAACTACTGGAAAGGGCGACACAAGATGTTCAGAAATACTTCAAAAACATGCCCACCTTTACGGCCTCGTGGGTCTTTATTGCAACATGGCACCAAGTGACCTTCTATGGTGGAAGCCAGACGACCCCG GTGAACACATTCCAGACTGTGCTCATCTCAGATGGAGTAGTGTCCTACAGCATGTTCAACTATGGAGAAATCACATGGAGCACAGGAACAGCCAGTGGTGGAGATCCTTTAACTGGGCTGGGTGGGACAACAGCTCAG GCAGGTTTTAATGGCGGAGACATCGGTCATTTCTTCAACTTACCTGGATCGCGGTCAAACGATGTTGTAAATATTGAGCAGACGACCAACGTAAACGTTCCAGGACGCTGGTTCTTCCGCGTAGACACTGAACTGATAGACCCTGCCAACGGCTGCAGCCACAATG GGCGTTACTACAGACGAGGGGAGATCTTCTGGTTGTCTGACCAATGTTCTCAGCGATGTCGCTGCCTTGACATAAATAACGAGGTGCAGTGTCTTGAGGCTCCATGTGGGCAGTTTGAGAACTGCGAGCAGCAGGAAGGGGCTTTTTTTTGCCAGCCTACCCGCACCAGTACTTGCGTGGTCTTTGGGGACCCCCACTATCACACCTTTGATGGATTCCTTTATCACTTCCAAGGCACCTGCTCCTACCTGCTAGCTCGGCCCTGCTGGGAGATGTTAGGATTGCCCTTCTTTAGTGTGGAGGCCAAAAACGAGAACCGTGGGGTGGCTTCTGTTTCCTGGCTAAGAGATGTCACAGTGGAGGTGTATGGTCACAGAGTCATGATACCTAAAGGCAGTCTGGGCACAGTTCAG GTGGATGGATTAGTGAAGACCTTGCCGGTCCAACTCCAACTTGGTGCAGTCAAGGTGTACCAGTCTGGGGTGGCTGTTGCTTTAGAAACAGACTTTGGACTCCTGGTAACCTACGATGGCCAACACTATGCATCCATCTCCTTACCAAGCTCCTACTTTAACAATACTTGCGGCCTTTGTGGAAACTACAATGACGACCCCGCTGATGATCCTGTTCTTCCTGATGGCTCATTGGCAGAAAGTGTGGTGGAGTTGGGAGGCAGCTGGCGAGCAGAAGACACAGACTGGAGGTGCACTGATGGCTGCACTCAAAACTGCAGTGTTTGCGACCACATTGCCGAGGCCACGTACTTTCGCTCTGACTACTGCGGGTTAATCAACAAAACTGATGGACCGTTTCGAGACTGCAGAGCTGTAGTGGACCCGACAGCTTTTGTGTACAGTTGTGTATATGATATGTGTAGCTACAGGGATAATATGACCACACTATGCCATGCCATCCAGGCCTACGCTTTAGCCTGTCAGGCCCTTGGTGTCACAATACGACCCTGGAGAACTCGTACTTTCTGTC CCTTTTCATGTCCGGAGTTTAGTCAATACCAAGTGTGCACAAGTGCCTGTCCAGCTTCCTGCTCAGATCTCACCTCTCCCTTGTACTGTGTACACCCTTGCACCGAAGGCTGCCAGTGTGACCCTGGCTATGTTCTGAGTGGAAGTCGTTGTGTACAACAAGACGACTGTGGCTGTGAGCATAACGGCCTCTATTACCCCCTCAACGGCACTTTCTGGGCAGGCCCCCGTGGTGAGGAAGGTGACTGTACACTCCGCTGCACTTGTGGCATAGCTGGACAAGTTTCCTGTTTCAATGAGTCCtgtaaggagggtgaagtgtgtgTGGCCGAGCTGGGCTTACTAGGCTGTTACCCtcggagggagggagtgtgttcaGTCACCCAGACGTCAATCGCATCCTCCTTCGATGGCACATTTCTGTTATTCCCCGATGACAGCTCTTACTATCTACTAAAACTGTGTGGTCCAACACCGGCTAATGGATCAGTGGTGGAAGTGAAGATTGGCAGGAGGCTAATGAACAAAGGTCCCGTTTGGAAAAGACCTGTGATAGTTACCGTGGCTAACCTTGAGGCGCAGGTGGGAGGGTCAGATTTTGACACAGTAAAG gtgaatggtgaaccagtcgttctccCGTTTGTCCATCCAATGGAGACGATGATGATCTACAAGGCACCAGGAAATGCCACGGTTGTGGAATCTCGAGGTCTCCTTCGTGTTCAGTACACGCGCCAGGGGTTCCTCAACATCTCCCTTTCTACAATCTTCTACAACGTTACTTGTGGCTTGTGTGGCGTCTTTAACAGCAACGTCACAGATGACCTGCGCCTCCCCAATGGACGCCTGGCAGATAACACCGAACAGTTCACAGAAGCCTGGAAGTCGATTGCAGATGACCTCACTTGCAACGGCGACTGTGATGACCTGTATCGCATGTGCACCGACCTTCGTCTTTACCAGAGCCCTTGGATGTGCGGAAACATCAACGACCCAGGGAACAGCTCTTTTCTGGCATGTCATTCAGTGGTCAATCCTTCACCGTTCTTCAGGAACTGCTTGTACAACATGTGTGTAAGAGAAGGGAACCGTTCTGCTCTTTGCTCCTCACTGCATGCTTACGCCACAGCCTGTCAGGATGCCCAAATAGGCCTAGCTTCCTGGAGGAGTGCTACCAATTGCC CTCTTCCTTGTCCAGATAACAGTCATTTTGAGGAATGCACAAGTGCTTGCCCTTTGACCTGCACCAACCTAGATGAGCCCGAGGAGCCATGCCCTCTGCCGTGCCAAGAGGGATGCCAGTGTGAAGACGGCTTCGCGCTTCGAGATGGGCTCTGCGTGGCTCGAAGCGACTGCGGCTGCATGAGTCACGGTCACCAACTGGCTACTAATCAGACTTTCTGGACAGACTGGGAGTGCCAGGAGCGCTGCTATTGCAACGGTTCTGACAACAGCGTATACTGTCAGCTCTCGCCCTGCCATCCTGAGGAATACTGCCAGGAGAGTGACGGCCTGTATTTCTGCCAGCCCCGGACCGAGGCCTTGTGTGTAGTTGCTGGCTACGGTCATTTTCTGCCCTTTGGCGGCGTACCATTTGAGCTCCAGAGCTCTTGTACTCTGAGGATGGCCACCAGCGTCTGTAGAAGGGGGGGCAGAGAGAACACACTGACCAGTGGAACCTTTCCACAGTTTAAACTGGCAGCTCGTAATGAGGAACGAGACACAGGCCAGGCCATCTGGTTGAGGGGCTTTGTTCTGGAGGTCTACGAGTATGAAATCGAAGTGTCTCGAAGCTACAGAAACACAGTCACT GTCAACAAGGAACGTTTGTATCTTCCTTTGAAGCTGGGTTTGGGAAAGGTCAACATCTTCACCTCAGGCATGATGCTCATCCTGGAGACAGACTTTGGCCTGAAGGCAGCTTTTGACTGGAATACTCTCCTCCTTCTGACTTTACCCCGGGATCTTTACAACACTTCCTGTGGTCTCTGCCAGGGCATGCCCTCATTCCCACCCACACTAACAACTACTGACTGGGGCATGACTTGGGCAGAAAGGGACACTTTCTGCCAGGTGGGCTGTGGAGACTCTTGTCCACACTGCGGCCTCGGCGAGAACAGCGTGTCAAACACATCCCCTCTCACGGTGTCCGATGCCAACGAAAATGGCGACGAGGATAACGGAGTAGCCACGGGCATTCGTTTCCACATTGGAGATGGCCTCTATGTGTTTGTGGAGCCTGAAGCAGTGAGGCTGTGTGGGCTAATTGTGGATCGGGGAGGTGCTTTTGCACGCTGTCACAGCAAGGTGGCGCCAGCGTTCTTTTACCAAAGCTGCCTGCAGGACACCTGCTTGGATCAAGGAGCTCAGGATACAATCTGTAACTGGCTTCAGGTCTATGCCAGCACCTGTCAGGCTCAAGGAGTGCCTGTAACTGGCTGGAGGAGTGACACACCGTGTG TGCTGACCTGTCCTCCCAACAGCCATTACTCCAGCTGTGTGTCGGTCTGCCCGCCCCAGTGTGCTCCCGCCCGTGGCCAGAGGGACTGCAACCAGGACTGTACGGAGGGCTGCCAGTGTGACCAGGGCTACGTGCTCAATGGCAAAAGCTGCATCCTGTCTCAGAACTGTGGCTGCTACACAGACGGAAAGTACTATGAG cCCAAACAGCTGTTTTGGAACAGCGACTGCACCAAACGCTGCCAGTGCATTGGACGAAACCTGGTCCAGTGTGACCCCAGACGCTGTAAGGCAGAGGAGGAGTGCACGCTTCGACACGGAGTCCGAGGCTGCTTTGCACGGCGCTCCCAGCACTGCGTAGCCTCGGGTGGGGGGGTCTTCAGGACGTTTGATGGGGCGTCGCTGCGTCTTCCTGCGTCCTGCTCTTTTGTCCTGTCCACAAACTGCCACAAGCTGCCTGACCTCTCCTTCCAGCTCATTGCTAACTTTGATAAATGGAGCACACCCAACCTCACCACCATCTCTCATGTCTACCTTTACATTAACGAGGAGAATATACTCATTTCTGGCAGCACTGTCAAG GTCAACGGAACGCCAGTGTCGGTGCCGTTCCTGACGGGGCTCATGACGCGTCTGTCCACATCTGAAGGCTTCATCGTCATTGACACGCCGCAGGACATCCAGGTCCGGTACAACCGCTTCAACACTCTCAGCATCACAATGGGCCAGAGGCTTCAGAACAAGGTGTGTGGTCTATGTGGGAATTTCAATGGGGACCCCAGTGATGATTACATCACCTCCAGGGGGAAGCCGGCTGTCAGCGCTCTGGAGCTGGCCCAGAGTTGGAAGACCAACGGTATGCAGAACAG TTGCGATGAGACCCAGTATGTGGCTTTAACCCAATCCTGTGACAACTCAGCGGTCCTGGCTCTGCAGGGTGAAGACGCGTGTCAGAAGCTGACCCAGCTGAAGGGTTTCTTCCAGCCGTGCCACGGCCTGCTGGACCCACGGCCCTTCTACCAATCCTGCTACCTGGATGGATGCTACAACCACCGCAAGGCTCAGGTCTGCGGCTCGCTGGCAGCCTATGCTGAGGCCTGCCGGTCCTTAGGGACCCTCACCACCAAGTGGATCGCCCAGGAGAACTGCT CAGAATGGATCTATGACCCCTGTGCCGGAGAGATCTGCACAAACTTCACCTGTGAGCTGGAAAATGGAGGCGATCTGTGCGGCTGTCCCGAATTACCGACCAACACAGCAG CTGGTGACGATGACATCATCCAAGCAGAGGTGAACTGTAAACACGCTCAGATGGAAGTGTCCATCTCCAAGTGCAAACTCTTCCAGCTGGGTTTCGAGCGAGAAGACGTCAGGGTCAACGACGAGCGCTGCGCTGGCATCGAAGGGGAGGATTTCATCTCCTTCCACATCAACAACACAAAGGGACACTGTGGCTCCATCGTGCAG TCTAACGGCACACACATCATGTATAAGAACACCGTGTGGATCGAGAGTGTGAACAACACAGGAAACGTCATCACCAGGGATAAAACCATCAACGTGGAGTTTTCCTGTGCGTATGAGCTGGATTTAAAGATCTCACTGGAAACCGTCCTCAAACCCATGCTCAG TGTGATTAACCTCACGCTGCCGACCCAGGAGGGAAACTTCATCACCAAGATGGCGCTGTACAAGAACTCCTCCTACCGCAACCCGTACCGGGAGGGGGAGGTGGTGCTCAGCACGCGGGACATCCTGTTTGTGGGCGTGTTTGTGGAGGGGGCAGATGAAAACCAGCTGATCCTCATAGTGAACATGTGCTGGGCCACGCCCTCTCGCTACAGCAGCGACCGGCTCCGTTACATCATCATAGAGAGGGG GTGTCCAAACACAAAGGACAACACCATCGGTATGGCGGAGAACGGCGTCTCGCTCACTTGTCGTTTCCATGTCACCGTCTTCAAGTTCATTGGGGATTACGACGAAGTCCACTTGCACTGTGACGTGTCTCTGTGTGACTCAGACACAAACGCCTGCAAAGTG AACtgtccccacaaaaggaggatgtACTCGGAGGAGGGTGACCATAAGGAGCACATACTGACCGTGGGACCCATCAGAAGGAGAG AGTCTGACTGGTGCGAGGATGACAATGGGGGCTGTGAGCAGATCTGCACCAGCAAGGGGACTGGGCCCATCTGCAGCTGTGTGACTGGGATGCTGCAGCCGGATGGGCAAAGCTGCCGCA CTGTGAGTTTAACCTGCAAGGTCACACCTGCGATTCCTCTGCTGAGCATCAGCGCTGCAGTCTCTGTGGTCCTGGCCCATTTTGATGCTTTTCTTTTATCCTAA